A window of Chthoniobacterales bacterium genomic DNA:
GGGAGGAATCGGCGGTTCGGTGGGCTGGCAGATCGGGGGATTGATTGCGACGAGCTTCGCGGCGGTGGGTATTGGTCTGGCGATCTCGGCGCTGGCGCGATCCGTCCTGCAGGCGGTGATGATCGTGCCGCTCGTGCTGATCCCGCAGATTCTCTTCTCCGGCTTCTCGCCGCCGGCGGGCGACATGAAGGTCGGGCCGTATGCGGTGTCGCGTGTGATGCCGAGCGCCGCGGTGCAGAGCGTGATGGACGTAAGCCTGTTCTGGGATCGAAAGATCGCGGGCGCGTTGCGGGTGGACTACCCGTCGGCGTTCTCGAATCTCAATCGCGACCGCTCGCTGCGAAACGGGCAGGTGTTTCGCGCAGGAGCGGCGGCATGGCAGGGCCTGGCGACGCTGCTGGCGTGGTCGCTGGGAACCTACGGCATTGCCTGGGCCTCGCTGCGGAAACGCGAGCGCGGCTGACGGCTACCTGAGGCCGTAGAGCCGCACGTGCTCCTTCTTGCCCTTGAGCTCGTGCGTGCCAAGGTCGAGGTAACTCTCGGCGGGCTCGGCGAGCTGCGCGAGGAAGTCGTTCGAGAGCACGAGGGCCTGACCGAGCGGCTTCATGATGCCTTCGATGCGGAAGGCGGTATTCACGGCATCGCCGATGATCGTGGCGTCGCGCTGCGCAACGAGGCCGATGTTTCCGCAGGTGACCGTGCCATGGTGCAAGGCGACGGCGATGCGGAAGGGCGGCGCGCCATCCAGCGGCCAGCGCATGCCGTCGGCGAGTTCGAGAAGTTTGCGTCCGACGGAGAGGGCGGCGCGGGTGTCTTCGCCGGGTTCACCGGTGCACACCCAGTAGGCGAGGATGGCGTCGCCGATGAACTTGTCGATGGTGCCATTGCTTTGCTGCACAAGGTTCCCGGCGGTGCGGAACCATTCGCCAAGCGTGCGGGCGAGGGTCTCCTCGGGCAGTTGCTCGCTCATCGTCGAGAAGCCGCGGAGGTCGCACACCATGATGGCGACGTCGCAGGCCTCCTCCATGCCGGTGTCGGTGCCGACGAGGGTGACGTCGTAGCCGCTGTCGTGCGCGGCGTCCTCGATCTGCTCGAAATGCAGTTCGTTCGTCGTGATACGAATGACGGAGCCGTGCCGGAGCGTGATCGGTGTGATGACGCGGCGTCCGTCGACGAACGTGCCGTTCCGGCTGCCGAGATCCATGATCTGATACTCGTAGGCGTTGTGGCAGCGGATGATGGCGTGCTGGCGGGAAACGTGGGGGCTGAAGTGCAGCGAGACGGTGTTGTCCCGGCTGCGGCCGATGGTCGCGGTATTCGCGATCTCGACTTCGAAGGGCTCGCCGCCCGGCGGATGGATTTTCAACTTCGCACGCATGGGAACGACAGGTTTACCACGAAGAGCAGCGATGGGGGCAGGAAGAAAACTCGCGGCTGCGCGCTTGCGGCGCGGTGGCGCGGAGCTACGATTTTGAAATGATTCGCCCGTTCCTCCTCGCCGCTGTCCTCCTGGGTTCCGCCTCGATTCTCCGCGCCGAAGACGCCCCGGCGGCGCTGGCCGGGACACCTCCGGTCGTGCAGGCCGCGAGCAAGGATGAGGTGATGGCGCTGGCCGGCAAGGTGGCGACGGTGATGGGCAAGATCACGCGCGTGGGCAGCACGACCGCGGGAGGCATCACGTTCCTGAATTTTGCGGGACCGGCGAATGGCTTCGTGGCTGTCGTCTACAAGTCGAACTACGCCGGGTTCCCCGACGGCTTCGACAAATACAAGGGCCAGACCGTGCGCGTGACCGGCAAGGTCGTTATCTACAAGGAGACGACGCCGCAGATCGTCCTCAGGGAGGCGAAGGAACTCGAGGTCGTCGCAGCTGCGGAGGCCGCGCCTTCGCCGGAAGCTTCGGCGACCCCTGAAGCCCCGGCGAAACCGGAAGCTTCGGCCACGCCGATGGGCGGCCTCATCAGCCCGGTGAATTAAGCGCGCGCGGCGAGCAGGCGCTCGGCGTATTTTGCGAGCAGGTCGAACTCGAGATTCACCTGCTCGCCCGGCAACAAATCTCCGAGATTCGTTTCCGCGCGCGTGTGCGGAATGATCCAGA
This region includes:
- a CDS encoding adenylate/guanylate cyclase domain-containing protein; translated protein: MRAKLKIHPPGGEPFEVEIANTATIGRSRDNTVSLHFSPHVSRQHAIIRCHNAYEYQIMDLGSRNGTFVDGRRVITPITLRHGSVIRITTNELHFEQIEDAAHDSGYDVTLVGTDTGMEEACDVAIMVCDLRGFSTMSEQLPEETLARTLGEWFRTAGNLVQQSNGTIDKFIGDAILAYWVCTGEPGEDTRAALSVGRKLLELADGMRWPLDGAPPFRIAVALHHGTVTCGNIGLVAQRDATIIGDAVNTAFRIEGIMKPLGQALVLSNDFLAQLAEPAESYLDLGTHELKGKKEHVRLYGLR
- a CDS encoding OB-fold nucleic acid binding domain-containing protein; this translates as MIRPFLLAAVLLGSASILRAEDAPAALAGTPPVVQAASKDEVMALAGKVATVMGKITRVGSTTAGGITFLNFAGPANGFVAVVYKSNYAGFPDGFDKYKGQTVRVTGKVVIYKETTPQIVLREAKELEVVAAAEAAPSPEASATPEAPAKPEASATPMGGLISPVN